A genomic stretch from Candidatus Nitrososphaera gargensis Ga9.2 includes:
- a CDS encoding 4Fe-4S dicluster domain-containing protein: MPIDADFPRNHQVIGKHQHSDGEHFHFVWGPGAAKEAAENEEVKAAYQARGEELAPIGVHGTMVAIDWDSCIADGACIEACPVQVFQWYRTENDVPATQMANATSAGTGSSVKEERKDYTDKADPIREHDCIWCMACVSVCPPQAVKVDQSNLEFHEKASGTFNEALAKGSAPPPHAH, from the coding sequence ATGCCAATCGATGCGGATTTTCCAAGGAATCACCAAGTGATAGGCAAACATCAGCACTCAGATGGAGAACATTTTCATTTCGTCTGGGGTCCTGGGGCCGCTAAAGAAGCTGCAGAAAATGAGGAGGTCAAGGCAGCGTATCAGGCCCGGGGGGAGGAATTAGCTCCAATAGGTGTTCATGGCACGATGGTCGCCATTGACTGGGATTCCTGTATAGCCGACGGCGCGTGCATCGAAGCCTGTCCAGTTCAGGTGTTTCAATGGTATAGGACAGAAAATGATGTCCCTGCCACACAGATGGCAAATGCTACAAGCGCAGGCACTGGCAGCTCTGTCAAAGAAGAGCGCAAGGACTACACAGACAAGGCAGACCCAATAAGGGAACATGATTGCATATGGTGCATGGCATGCGTCTCTGTCTGCCCGCCACAGGCTGTCAAGGTAGACCAGTCGAATCTAGAGTTCCATGAAAAGGCTTCAGGAACGTTCAACGAAGCTTTGGCAAAGGGAAGCGCACCACCACCTCATGCGCACTAG
- the pyrB gene encoding aspartate carbamoyltransferase: MPNPFFDKDIVSIKDFTKDDLEYVFESTDTISRLKHSERGELGKGRTLGYIFYEPSTRTRMSFEAAMASLGGSSIGIADLKSSSVEKGESLADTIRIIDLYSDVIVLRHPMDGSSRFAAELSQNPIINAGSGSEEHPTQALLDMYTMLKEKGRIGGLSIAIVGDLKYGRTVYSLLYGLANYDVDVHLVSPPTLQVRKESIYELQGRMKIKEHSELDEVLAEADVIYVTRIQRERFPDPQEYEKVKGTYTIDEKMLAKAKPDVAVMHPLPRLDEISHAIDHTKNAIYFKQASYGKELRAALLALMLNESLPG, from the coding sequence ATGCCCAACCCCTTCTTTGACAAGGACATTGTTTCGATCAAGGATTTCACAAAGGATGACTTGGAGTACGTCTTTGAGTCTACCGACACGATAAGCCGGCTAAAGCATTCAGAGAGGGGCGAGCTTGGCAAGGGCAGGACGCTTGGCTACATTTTCTACGAGCCATCGACCCGGACGAGGATGAGCTTTGAGGCTGCGATGGCGTCGCTTGGCGGGAGCTCCATCGGCATTGCAGATTTAAAGTCGTCGTCGGTGGAAAAAGGCGAGAGCCTTGCAGACACTATCAGGATCATCGACCTTTATTCAGACGTCATTGTTCTCCGGCACCCGATGGACGGCTCTAGCAGGTTTGCTGCAGAATTGTCGCAGAACCCCATCATAAATGCCGGAAGTGGGAGCGAGGAGCACCCCACCCAGGCGCTCTTGGACATGTACACGATGCTGAAGGAGAAGGGAAGGATAGGCGGGCTGTCGATTGCCATAGTGGGCGACCTGAAGTACGGGAGGACCGTGTACTCGCTGCTGTACGGCCTTGCCAACTATGACGTTGATGTGCACCTTGTGTCGCCCCCGACATTGCAGGTAAGGAAAGAGTCGATCTATGAGCTGCAAGGAAGGATGAAGATAAAGGAGCACAGCGAGCTTGATGAGGTGCTTGCCGAGGCCGACGTGATCTATGTCACCAGAATCCAGCGTGAGCGGTTCCCCGATCCGCAAGAGTACGAAAAGGTCAAAGGCACATACACCATTGACGAAAAGATGCTGGCAAAGGCAAAGCCGGACGTAGCGGTGATGCACCCACTGCCGCGCCTTGACGAGATTTCGCACGCTATCGACCACACGAAGAACGCGATATATTTCAAGCAGGCTTCCTATGGCAAAGAGCTGAGGGCCGCGCTGCTGGCGCTCATGCTGAACGAAAGCCTGCCGGGCTAA
- a CDS encoding RNA-guided endonuclease InsQ/TnpB family protein — protein MLQALPVKLETSDDEKALLLATMRKYNEAANFLAEQAFRLKIANKVELQKRFYYQLREQFNLSAQFAVRVISKVVEAYKRDKSIKPVFRELGAIQYDQRNISWKGLDKVSLITLKGRIKLRTRIGEYQKARSDRIRGQADLIYRKGEFYLIAVVDAPEESEFDPIGAIGIDLGIENLATDSDGQVFSGEKVEKVRKRYNGLRARLQKKGTRSAKRHLKKMSGREKRFKRDINHVISKAIVSKAKGTLRAIALEDLSGIRSRATVIGRKQQRDRHSKWSFRQLRAFVEYKAKRDGVPVKFVDPKNTSRECPKCHNIDARNRHTRNHFKCTECGYEAMADHVAACNIAARAAVNQPIVAPLFSAVTSPPALAVGS, from the coding sequence ATGCTTCAAGCCCTGCCAGTCAAGCTAGAAACCTCAGATGATGAAAAGGCCCTATTGCTTGCTACCATGAGAAAGTATAATGAAGCAGCAAATTTTCTTGCTGAACAGGCATTTCGGTTGAAGATAGCAAACAAAGTAGAGTTGCAAAAGAGGTTCTATTATCAACTGCGAGAACAGTTCAACTTATCTGCACAGTTTGCCGTCCGTGTGATAAGCAAAGTGGTTGAAGCATACAAAAGAGACAAGAGCATTAAGCCAGTGTTCCGAGAACTTGGAGCAATACAATATGATCAGCGCAACATTTCGTGGAAAGGCTTGGACAAGGTTTCTTTGATAACGCTGAAAGGCAGGATCAAACTACGTACAAGAATCGGAGAGTACCAAAAGGCAAGGTCTGACAGGATAAGGGGACAGGCTGATTTGATATACAGAAAAGGCGAATTCTACCTCATCGCAGTTGTCGATGCTCCTGAGGAATCAGAGTTTGATCCAATAGGAGCTATCGGCATTGACCTTGGAATTGAAAACCTTGCCACCGACAGTGATGGTCAAGTTTTCAGTGGTGAGAAGGTAGAAAAAGTAAGGAAAAGATACAATGGATTGCGAGCTAGGCTGCAAAAGAAAGGTACTCGCTCTGCAAAGCGACATTTGAAAAAGATGTCTGGCAGGGAGAAACGCTTCAAGCGTGACATTAACCATGTTATCTCAAAAGCCATTGTCTCCAAAGCCAAAGGCACCCTCAGAGCGATTGCACTAGAAGATTTGAGTGGAATACGCTCTAGGGCAACGGTTATTGGGCGCAAACAACAACGAGACAGACACAGCAAGTGGTCTTTCAGACAACTACGAGCGTTTGTGGAGTACAAGGCAAAGCGGGATGGTGTTCCTGTCAAGTTCGTTGACCCAAAGAACACTTCTCGTGAATGTCCAAAATGCCACAACATTGACGCAAGAAACAGACATACACGAAACCACTTCAAGTGTACAGAATGCGGATATGAGGCAATGGCTGATCATGTTGCTGCTTGCAATATAGCAGCTAGGGCTGCTGTCAACCAGCCCATTGTAGCGCCTCTTTTTTCGGCAGTTACAAGCCCACCTGCTTTAGCGGTGGGTAGTTGA
- a CDS encoding secondary thiamine-phosphate synthase enzyme YjbQ, protein MIDITDRVADAIKDGGIKDGIVTIFVSGSTAAVATIEYEPGLRKDFPAMLDRVAPKAIEYEHDNTWHDGNGHSHVRASLIGPSLTVPFKDKRLMLGTWQQIVLMEMDTRARARNYFANNGRIIRTPTQTISRHIIYHSCGREANGDPPTHQYMLFPIV, encoded by the coding sequence ATGATTGACATTACAGACAGGGTTGCAGACGCCATCAAGGATGGCGGCATCAAAGACGGAATCGTCACCATATTTGTTTCTGGATCAACCGCGGCCGTGGCAACCATAGAATATGAGCCGGGACTGAGGAAGGACTTTCCTGCAATGCTTGACAGGGTTGCGCCCAAAGCTATTGAATATGAGCATGACAACACTTGGCATGATGGAAATGGACACTCCCATGTCCGCGCGTCGTTGATTGGACCCAGCCTGACAGTGCCGTTCAAGGATAAGCGCTTGATGCTTGGAACATGGCAGCAGATAGTGCTGATGGAAATGGACACCCGGGCGAGAGCGCGAAATTATTTTGCAAATAATGGGAGAATAATAAGGACTCCGACTCAGACAATCAGCCGGCATATTATTTACCATTCTTGCGGGAGAGAGGCCAATGGTGACCCGCCTACGCATCAATACATGCTTTTTCCCATTGTTTAG
- a CDS encoding nitroreductase/quinone reductase family protein, which yields MSQDQFLYLTTTGWKTGRKHEIETWFVEHKKKYYIMSEGRERAHWVQNIIHDPAVSFSVGGKNFAGTGRVVVVDDDGKEEPLVAEIKRLMKSKYRWDSGMIVELAPS from the coding sequence TTGTCGCAGGACCAGTTCCTTTACCTTACCACAACGGGATGGAAGACTGGCAGGAAACACGAGATAGAAACCTGGTTCGTGGAACACAAGAAAAAGTACTATATAATGTCAGAGGGCAGGGAGCGCGCTCACTGGGTCCAGAACATAATACACGATCCCGCAGTTTCGTTCAGCGTTGGCGGCAAAAATTTTGCAGGCACCGGAAGGGTAGTGGTGGTTGACGATGATGGCAAGGAGGAGCCTCTAGTCGCAGAAATAAAAAGGCTGATGAAGAGCAAGTACAGGTGGGACTCGGGGATGATTGTAGAGCTTGCGCCAAGCTGA
- a CDS encoding potassium transporter TrkG produces the protein MIREVLGIKLVREILIVIGLYIGISTLTRSALSYTMGRSLDDGMFEAVSALSTTGMSTGITSLALDSSSKLMLIANMILGRFEIISVLYIFFSSLRR, from the coding sequence GTGATAAGGGAAGTACTGGGGATCAAGCTGGTAAGGGAGATCCTGATAGTGATAGGGCTCTATATCGGCATTTCGACCCTCACCAGGTCTGCCCTAAGCTACACGATGGGCAGGAGCCTTGATGACGGCATGTTCGAGGCGGTCTCGGCTCTGAGCACCACAGGCATGAGCACCGGCATAACCTCGCTTGCACTTGACTCATCCTCAAAGCTGATGCTCATCGCAAACATGATCCTTGGCAGGTTCGAGATAATATCCGTGCTGTATATATTCTTCAGCTCGCTGCGCAGGTAG
- a CDS encoding TrkH family potassium uptake protein, whose product MILSALPFAFHYYIFSRKGLFTKKTLGPEVTVYLIMVAASVPIFYLLAIGTAGLDMGAAAYHKRVDQRGLPVPQHRLHHASDQSKVFMIILMLVGGTAFSTAGGMKVGWFVILYQEFAKRIGTKKSEMQVLYIST is encoded by the coding sequence ATGATACTCTCCGCGCTCCCCTTCGCCTTCCACTACTACATCTTTAGCAGGAAGGGGCTGTTTACCAAAAAGACGCTTGGGCCAGAGGTCACAGTGTACCTTATTATGGTGGCGGCTTCTGTGCCGATATTTTACCTGCTTGCGATAGGCACCGCGGGGCTTGATATGGGGGCAGCGGCGTACCATAAGCGCGTCGACCAACGCGGGCTTCCAGTACCTCAACATCGCCTCCATCACGCCAGCGACCAAAGTAAAGTATTCATGATAATCCTCATGCTGGTAGGCGGGACGGCGTTTTCCACCGCCGGCGGAATGAAGGTGGGCTGGTTCGTCATACTGTACCAAGAGTTCGCAAAAAGGATAGGGACGAAAAAGAGCGAAATGCAAGTCCTATATATCAGCACATAA
- a CDS encoding potassium transporter TrkG, translated as MAGLSFTGFFLMAYGEKGQMNLRQASIFIVTSFVVMSLFGSLPYIYLTRLGRTLMAICSVNSLFESASGFTTTGLSMITQPENLPQSFNFYRAYTQWVDGLSFIYLVMIFFPEEKLSAWKSVLGGGMLQFKEFLVTLVCIFSVYTVVLVFLLLLTGQIADIYAVSAVFATITGGGFFAYLRFYFAGQHWFPRSHQRRHDTLRAPLRLPLLHL; from the coding sequence GTGGCGGGGCTCTCGTTTACCGGGTTTTTCCTGATGGCCTACGGCGAAAAGGGCCAGATGAACCTAAGGCAAGCATCGATCTTTATCGTGACCAGCTTTGTAGTGATGTCGCTCTTTGGGTCGCTGCCCTACATCTACCTCACCCGTTTGGGCCGGACATTGATGGCAATTTGCTCTGTCAACAGCCTGTTTGAAAGCGCGTCAGGGTTCACAACGACCGGCCTATCCATGATAACCCAGCCGGAGAACCTACCCCAGAGCTTTAACTTTTACCGCGCGTACACGCAGTGGGTCGACGGACTGTCGTTCATCTATCTTGTGATGATATTCTTCCCGGAGGAAAAGCTGAGCGCGTGGAAGAGCGTGCTTGGCGGCGGAATGCTCCAGTTCAAAGAGTTCCTCGTGACTCTGGTATGCATATTCTCTGTCTACACTGTTGTGCTTGTGTTCCTTCTGCTGCTCACCGGCCAGATCGCTGACATTTACGCTGTATCTGCGGTGTTTGCCACGATCACGGGCGGAGGCTTTTTTGCCTACCTCCGATTTTATTTTGCCGGGCAACATTGGTTTCCTCGCAGTCACCAGCGCCGGCATGATACTCTCCGCGCTCCCCTTCGCCTTCCACTACTACATCTTTAG
- a CDS encoding CBS domain-containing protein, with the protein MTRNGLAVGMVTSGDVVEKVVLKGEDSGRVPRSIMSFLLVTISSTGTVKQALQLMRLNRIKRVPMTDSSTGIIGVMTQRSLADAVNKSVLERTLERARSTFRMRYKPVLGNLGILLQFSAVLLVVPALVGTALGEAGSITGVYLKWRGSRLPGFS; encoded by the coding sequence GTGACAAGGAACGGGCTGGCAGTGGGCATGGTCACAAGCGGCGACGTGGTCGAAAAGGTGGTGCTCAAGGGTGAGGATTCAGGTCGCGTGCCGAGATCGATCATGTCCTTTCTGCTGGTTACGATATCTTCCACCGGGACGGTCAAGCAGGCGCTGCAGCTGATGCGGCTCAACAGGATAAAACGCGTCCCCATGACTGACAGCAGCACCGGCATAATAGGCGTGATGACCCAGCGCTCGCTGGCAGACGCGGTCAACAAATCTGTGCTTGAGAGGACGCTAGAGCGGGCCAGAAGCACGTTCAGGATGCGGTACAAGCCAGTGCTTGGGAACCTGGGCATTCTCCTCCAGTTCTCTGCTGTGCTCCTCGTGGTGCCGGCGCTTGTGGGCACCGCGCTTGGCGAGGCCGGCAGCATAACTGGCGTCTACTTGAAGTGGCGGGGCTCTCGTTTACCGGGTTTTTCCTGA
- a CDS encoding translation initiation factor IF-6: MAIYRYTFYKSPNIGIFVKANDSVVLVPHGFAETKGEKLAEYLQVREAHASIAGTRLLGPMSVMNNNGILLPSIASDEEMESIRQATQLKVERANSKFTAIGNLVAANDNGAVASPLLKGELDHQLRDVLGVPAHTMAIGGFVQTGSMITATNVGAGVTPRATEEEVRMVSEVLQVPAEPVTVNGGMPFPSSGIVANSKSVIVGTLTSGPELIMMSRVFQA, encoded by the coding sequence ATGGCGATATACCGCTATACCTTCTACAAGAGCCCGAACATCGGCATCTTTGTCAAGGCAAACGACAGTGTCGTGCTTGTGCCCCACGGGTTTGCGGAGACAAAGGGCGAAAAGCTGGCCGAGTACCTGCAGGTGAGAGAGGCGCACGCCTCGATCGCTGGCACCCGGCTCCTTGGGCCAATGTCGGTTATGAACAACAACGGCATACTGCTCCCATCCATCGCGTCTGATGAGGAGATGGAGTCGATAAGGCAGGCGACCCAGCTAAAAGTCGAGCGGGCAAACAGCAAGTTCACCGCCATCGGCAACCTAGTTGCAGCCAATGATAACGGCGCAGTCGCATCGCCGCTGCTCAAGGGCGAGCTTGACCACCAGCTGCGCGACGTGCTTGGTGTGCCTGCCCACACTATGGCGATCGGCGGCTTTGTGCAGACCGGCTCTATGATCACGGCGACAAACGTTGGCGCCGGCGTGACCCCGAGGGCGACAGAGGAGGAGGTCAGGATGGTTTCTGAAGTCCTGCAGGTGCCGGCAGAGCCAGTGACAGTGAACGGCGGCATGCCATTCCCGTCGTCCGGCATAGTGGCAAACAGCAAGTCTGTCATAGTCGGCACCCTTACAAGCGGCCCCGAGCTTATCATGATGAGCAGGGTCTTTCAGGCATGA
- a CDS encoding competence/damage-inducible protein A, which yields MTMIAVEILCIGNELLSGITLNSNAHWLAGQIAGAGGIVKRVTVVRDDLGEISAAVQESLARKPDILITTGGLGATYDDLTLEGVALALGRKTVLDNRAVEMLKKSYAVRKLDYELTEARLKMAKIPEGSTPIQNLLGSAPGVFLQAGEKKTKIFCLQGVPSEMKAIFEKHVMPIVKQGVGRFVALEVNYNVRGVTEAMIAPTLTSIVGSHPKDAIYLKTHPQGYYRKKTPQIKIQLISRGNNKKEVKKRLDAIAVTIEKEVARLGGRILLC from the coding sequence ATGACGATGATCGCAGTAGAGATACTGTGCATAGGCAACGAGCTCCTCTCTGGCATAACGCTCAACTCTAACGCGCACTGGCTCGCCGGCCAGATCGCAGGCGCAGGCGGCATAGTGAAAAGGGTGACAGTGGTCCGCGACGACCTTGGCGAAATATCTGCCGCTGTCCAAGAATCGCTTGCAAGAAAGCCGGACATTCTGATAACGACTGGCGGCCTTGGCGCTACCTACGACGACCTGACGCTTGAAGGCGTCGCCCTTGCGCTTGGCAGAAAGACAGTGCTAGATAATCGCGCGGTGGAAATGCTGAAAAAGAGCTACGCGGTGCGCAAGCTCGACTACGAGCTGACAGAAGCGCGATTAAAGATGGCAAAGATCCCGGAGGGCTCTACCCCGATACAGAACCTGCTTGGGAGCGCACCCGGCGTCTTTTTGCAGGCGGGGGAGAAGAAGACCAAGATCTTTTGCCTGCAGGGCGTCCCTTCAGAGATGAAGGCGATCTTTGAGAAGCATGTCATGCCTATTGTAAAGCAGGGCGTGGGCAGGTTCGTCGCGCTGGAGGTCAACTATAACGTGAGGGGCGTGACTGAGGCAATGATTGCGCCTACGCTGACCAGCATAGTCGGATCGCATCCGAAGGATGCCATCTACCTCAAGACGCACCCGCAGGGCTATTACAGGAAAAAGACGCCGCAGATAAAGATACAGCTGATATCGCGGGGGAACAACAAAAAGGAGGTGAAGAAGCGGCTTGATGCCATAGCAGTAACGATTGAAAAAGAAGTTGCAAGGCTGGGCGGCAGGATATTATTATGCTGA
- a CDS encoding calcium-binding protein: MVLAATVSGTGRNDTLEGTQEDDTIYGYGGDDEPWGNDGNDILYGNGGNDYINDGTNGNDHLHGHSGNDELLAGFGFDVLYGGSGDDNMHKIFGDSQMYGGTGNDIIMGGRGGVDTISGGNGNDKLYGMLGNDVIGGGYGDNGIDGGDGNDILRGHYDNDILTGGGGADKFYCGSRIDTVTDFNAAEGDTKLGDCENY, encoded by the coding sequence GTGGTACTGGCTGCGACTGTCAGCGGGACAGGCAGAAACGATACCCTTGAAGGAACACAAGAAGACGACACAATTTACGGTTATGGCGGCGATGACGAGCCTTGGGGAAATGACGGAAACGACATTCTCTATGGCAATGGAGGCAACGACTACATCAACGACGGGACAAATGGAAACGACCACCTGCACGGTCATTCTGGAAATGACGAATTGCTAGCAGGATTTGGCTTTGATGTGCTGTATGGTGGCAGCGGCGATGACAATATGCACAAAATATTTGGAGACAGTCAGATGTATGGTGGTACCGGAAACGATATTATCATGGGCGGAAGGGGTGGCGTCGATACTATCTCCGGCGGAAATGGAAATGACAAACTATACGGGATGCTTGGCAATGATGTTATTGGTGGCGGATATGGTGACAATGGGATTGATGGCGGCGATGGAAATGATATTCTGAGGGGACATTATGACAACGACATCCTTACCGGCGGAGGAGGCGCAGACAAATTCTATTGCGGCTCTAGAATTGACACGGTTACCGACTTTAATGCTGCAGAAGGCGACACAAAGTTAGGCGACTGCGAGAACTATTAG
- the ftsZ gene encoding cell division protein FtsZ yields the protein MASSMERGFNYSSNIGVAPASIMEEESIRAAMEMAKPTVCVIGAGGAGSNIVSWIKERGLSGGKLIAVNTDAAHLGITRADRRILIGPKITQGRGCGGYPEKGMQAARESMSEIVREVQGSNIIFLCAGLGGGTGTGAIQILADELKQETQALIIGVVTLPFAVERYRYDLAKEALDNLQRSCDTLVTIDNNKLTRLAGNLPLQQALGVANELVGQFIKGITETITTASLINIDFADLTAIMEGRGLAAIGVGLSEGMERIEQATRMALETQLLDIKDMSMASGVLVHVCGGDDITLEEVTRAGELVTRSLPHEVRIIWGARIDPSLRGKARVMVVLTGVDTNFIGASKQQEQQVAEAPEQKPKRRWWG from the coding sequence ATGGCGTCAAGCATGGAACGCGGTTTTAATTATAGCAGCAACATCGGCGTGGCACCGGCATCTATTATGGAAGAGGAAAGTATTCGCGCAGCAATGGAAATGGCAAAACCAACGGTTTGCGTAATCGGAGCAGGAGGCGCAGGCAGCAACATTGTCTCGTGGATAAAGGAAAGAGGCCTTTCAGGCGGCAAGCTAATTGCTGTCAATACCGATGCAGCGCATCTGGGAATAACACGAGCAGACAGGAGGATCCTGATAGGACCCAAGATAACTCAGGGCAGGGGCTGCGGCGGTTACCCGGAGAAGGGCATGCAGGCAGCGCGTGAGAGCATGTCTGAAATCGTGAGGGAAGTGCAGGGGTCGAATATCATTTTTCTGTGCGCAGGCCTTGGAGGCGGAACAGGTACAGGCGCAATCCAGATTCTCGCAGACGAATTAAAGCAGGAGACTCAGGCACTTATTATCGGAGTCGTGACACTTCCGTTTGCTGTCGAGAGGTACAGGTACGACTTGGCAAAGGAAGCGCTTGACAATCTCCAGAGATCGTGCGATACCCTAGTCACAATTGACAACAACAAGCTGACCCGGCTCGCCGGAAACCTTCCGCTGCAGCAGGCGCTAGGCGTTGCCAACGAGCTCGTAGGGCAATTCATAAAGGGGATCACAGAAACCATAACCACGGCATCTCTCATCAATATCGACTTTGCAGACCTCACCGCAATCATGGAAGGCAGGGGATTGGCCGCCATAGGAGTAGGACTGAGCGAAGGAATGGAAAGGATAGAGCAGGCAACAAGGATGGCACTTGAGACCCAGCTTCTGGACATAAAAGACATGTCGATGGCCAGTGGCGTGCTGGTCCACGTGTGCGGTGGCGACGACATCACTCTCGAAGAGGTTACAAGGGCAGGAGAGCTGGTCACGAGGTCATTGCCGCACGAGGTAAGGATAATCTGGGGTGCCAGGATAGACCCATCGCTCAGAGGCAAGGCAAGAGTCATGGTGGTATTGACAGGCGTCGACACCAACTTTATCGGAGCCTCAAAACAGCAGGAACAGCAAGTAGCCGAGGCGCCAGAGCAAAAGCCAAAACGACGCTGGTGGGGATAG
- a CDS encoding DUF4760 domain-containing protein produces MVEEVPLTAIAVIVGTATAVISAFTIYYRKKQYEIMAKQYNLNALLEVFQLLNNETHRKARQAVYRYHRSRLDGKNPDEEEVGQEIAMVRSDFDMIGTFIRNELISKEVFLDAYWDTTLICWDALKDNIAKERELRQNQHYMANFEHLAYEARQYKEKYMPRESVEPY; encoded by the coding sequence ATGGTAGAAGAAGTGCCACTAACTGCCATAGCAGTCATAGTCGGTACTGCGACAGCCGTCATCTCTGCCTTTACAATCTATTATCGCAAAAAACAGTATGAAATAATGGCCAAGCAGTACAACCTAAACGCGCTGCTGGAGGTGTTCCAGCTGCTCAACAACGAGACACACCGGAAGGCAAGGCAGGCAGTCTACCGGTACCACCGGAGCAGGCTTGACGGCAAGAACCCAGACGAAGAGGAGGTCGGCCAAGAGATAGCCATGGTGAGATCCGACTTTGACATGATAGGGACGTTCATCCGCAACGAGCTTATTTCAAAAGAAGTTTTTCTTGACGCGTACTGGGACACCACGCTCATATGCTGGGACGCGCTAAAGGACAACATCGCAAAGGAGAGGGAATTGAGGCAGAACCAGCACTACATGGCAAATTTTGAACATCTGGCATATGAGGCCCGACAGTACAAAGAAAAGTATATGCCGCGCGAATCAGTCGAGCCTTACTAG
- a CDS encoding branched-chain amino acid transaminase: MTEGKIWLNGSLVDYDNAKIHILTHALHYATGVFEGIRCYKTVNGNSAMFRLQDHMQRLLDSGRIYFMDLGYTRQQLEKAAIDTVKANRMEECYIRPIAYYGYGKMGVNPMPNKVSVAIAVWKWDEYLKGGEGGGGGSDGKGARLMVSSWTRIDPKSLPMGAKATANYANSALARVEAIKAGFDEAVMLNSAGMVVEASAENIFIVKDGALATPPTTSGALAGITRDSIMAIAKENGIECKVRDISRDELYTASEVFLTGTAAEVKPVGEIDNRMIGDGRAGKMTKQLKSLFEAAVHGKDKKFSKAWLTPVN, from the coding sequence ATGACAGAGGGCAAGATCTGGCTCAACGGCTCGCTTGTCGACTATGACAACGCGAAAATTCATATCCTGACGCATGCGCTGCATTATGCGACTGGCGTCTTTGAAGGCATCCGCTGCTACAAGACCGTGAACGGCAACAGCGCGATGTTCCGGCTGCAAGACCATATGCAGCGGTTGCTGGATAGCGGCCGGATCTACTTTATGGATCTGGGCTACACCAGGCAGCAGCTGGAAAAAGCAGCTATCGACACCGTCAAGGCAAACAGGATGGAAGAATGCTACATCCGGCCGATAGCGTACTACGGCTACGGCAAGATGGGCGTCAACCCGATGCCAAACAAGGTGTCGGTTGCGATCGCAGTGTGGAAATGGGATGAGTACCTGAAGGGAGGAGAAGGCGGAGGCGGCGGGTCGGATGGCAAGGGCGCGCGCCTCATGGTGTCGTCATGGACCAGAATTGACCCAAAGTCGCTCCCGATGGGAGCCAAGGCCACTGCCAACTATGCCAACTCGGCGCTTGCAAGGGTGGAGGCGATAAAAGCAGGTTTTGACGAGGCGGTGATGCTGAACTCGGCCGGCATGGTGGTAGAGGCAAGCGCTGAAAACATATTCATAGTAAAGGATGGGGCGCTTGCGACGCCGCCGACGACATCGGGCGCGCTTGCAGGCATCACAAGGGACAGCATAATGGCCATTGCAAAAGAAAACGGCATCGAGTGCAAGGTGCGCGACATCTCCCGCGACGAGCTCTACACTGCCAGCGAAGTGTTCCTTACAGGCACCGCGGCAGAGGTAAAGCCGGTGGGCGAAATAGATAACCGTATGATTGGCGATGGCAGGGCAGGCAAGATGACAAAGCAGCTAAAGTCGCTGTTTGAAGCAGCGGTTCACGGCAAGGACAAAAAATTCAGCAAGGCGTGGCTCACGCCGGTCAACTGA